The Streptomyces sp. TLI_171 genomic interval CCCGTCGGCCGGCCGTGTCCGCTGCGCCGCCTGGAGGGTGTCTCTATGTCCGTACAACGGCTGACCAGCGGCCTTGCAAGTGAGCACGCCACGTGCGTGATCACTGATCGTGGGTCCGCGACTGCTCTACTTGATCTCCTGCCGCATGCTCGGCCGGCTGACCCTGCTGGGCCGGTCGTCCGCCACAGACCACAGCCCACCGAGCAGGAAATCCGCACCGTCCGGCAGGCGTGGGCCGTCGCCAGCACCGATGCCGCCTGAGACCCCGAATCCGTCAGAACGTCGAAAGTCGAGTTACCGATCTCGCCTGGACGCTGTCGCGGAGGGCACTGACACTGTCGTGATGGCGCTCCTTGAATTGAGTCTCCCCATCCGGCGCTCTGGGGTTGGCCAGACCTGCTCGCCTCGATTCCCCATGGTGTCAAACTGGCCCACCGCCCACTGACAGGCCAACACCATCACCACCTGAGGCTGCGGAGTCTGCACAACCCGCGGCCCCCTCCCCGCCCCAACCCACCCCGCTCACCTGGACCGAACCCGAACTCAGCCCGACCCGGCCCTCACGGCAGGGCCCGCGGCAAGGGCGGGGAGCGGCCGGGGCATCAGGGGACCGCACCGGCTGCCCTCCAACCGGCGACGGGAAGTTCAGGAGTTGATCGGCCGGCCGGCGGCGTCGGAGTCGCCTGTCTGCTCAACCTGCTCCGGCGCCTCCTCGCGCCTGTCCCCTGCCAGCGTGGGCAGCCGGCCGCACGCGGTGCGGCGGGAGTTGAAGGCGACTGGATCAGTCGGGCCAGCTCCTGCGCGGCGGCGCGCGGAGTAGCCTCGGAGATGTCCGGAGCATTTCGGATCCCGGTACCGTTCCGGCTTCGTTCTGGGCAGTCCGGGCAGCCCCCCGGGGGGTGTGCCCGGGGACGGGAACGGTGACCACCGTGACCCCTCGCACTCCGCAGCCGGCAGGCCACAGCCTCACGGTCGCCGACGCCATGGACCCCTTCGACTACCAGATTGCCGATGACAGCACCGCCGAACAGGCCGACGACGCGCTGCGCGGCGCCCACGTCGACTACATGCCCGTTCGCGGCCACGACGGCCGCTGCGAGGGGCTTGTCACTCGCGCCGGCCTGCATCCCTTCCTCCCGCTCCCAGGCTCGACCGAGCGGATCGCCGTCGGCGCCACCGCGCACCAGCAGGGCCCGTTCGCCTGGCCGACCCTGGACCTGCTGCTGGCCGCCCGCGTCATGCGCATCAGGCGCTGGGTCGTCTGGCCCGTCATCGACGACGACGGCTACCTGCTCGGCATCCTGACCGCGACCCGCGCCGCGGGCGTCATCGCCGCCCCGCCTGCCTGACGCCGCACCGAACACTCCCCCTACGGATCGTCACAGCACAGCGGAGCACTCGAAGGAGGAAGAAGCACCCGGCCACCGCCCCGGTCGCTCGGCGGGGCTCCGGAGTACTCACGGTATGTCGCCCGCTGCGCACCCGGCGGCCACACACGCTGAACGCCCCCCGGAACTACGCGCCCGGCGGAACCTCGCACCACTCGGCTGCATTCGCCGCACAGTGGTGACCATGCTGAATCGAGTAGCCGTCCTGTCCGACATTCACGGAGTCCTGCCGGCCCTGGAGGCAGTACTCGCCGAACCAGACGTCAGCATCGCCGATCGCATCGTGCTCACCGGCGACATCACCGCCGGCCCGCAACCGACCCAGGTCCTCGACCTGCTGACCAGCCTCGGCGACCGCGTTGTCTGGATCAGCGGCAACGCCGACCGCGAACTCCTCGAATACCGCCGCGGACAACGCGACACGATCCCCGACCCGATCGCCCCCTGGGCAGCAGAACAGCTTCGCGAGGACCATCTCGACCTTCTCAGCTCGCTTCCACGAACACTCTCCCTGCCTGTGAGCGGCCTGGGAAAGGTGCTGTTCTGCCATGCCACCCCTCGCGACGACGAGGAGGTCGTCCTGGTCGACTCCCGCCTCGACCGCTGGGAGGAAGTCTTCGCCGGACTCGACGCCGACGTCCGCACCGTGGTCTGCGGCCACACCCACATGCCGTTCGTCCGCCTCGCCCACGGCCGACTCGTGATCAACCCCGGCAGCATCGGCATGCCATACGGACGAACCGGAGCACACTGGGCCCTCCTGGGTCCGGGCATCGAACTCCGCACCACACACTTCGACCTCCAAGCCGCAGCCACCCGGCTCAGCCAGGACTCGTCCTACCCCGACATCACCGCCTGGGCCGACTACTTCCTGCACGCCCGCGCGACCGACGTCGACGCCCTCACAGCCTTCGCACCACGGGACGGACGCGACGACAGCCCGTGACACCCGCCTCCCACCCACGACAGCGGGCAGCCGACCACCGACCACACGATCAACCACGCCTCGACGGCGACGGCAGACAGCTGAGGCGGCGCCACCTCCCTTCCCCCAGCGAGGAAAGATGACCGGGATCGCAGCGGCAGCAGTTCCCTCCGGGTCGTCGCTGCCTACGGAGCCGAGCCACCGATGTTCCGCCCGGCCGCCGGCGGGTTGAGCTTGATCGCCGGTGTGTTTTGGGAGCCGCGCCCATCGGGTGATGTTGCGTCACGGGCGGTCGTGTCCCGGGGTGTTGTCGTCGGGGTGGTGGACATCGGTCGATGGCGCGGTGGTCCGGGTCCGTATCCCTGACCAACTCCCCCGTTCCTTTCGACGCTGCCCCGTGTGACCTGGACCGGCGTGATCCGCTTCTTCGACCACTCCGAGGCGGCGCGTCTGGAGAGCACCACGGGCTGCCGGAGGGGAGCACCACGGCGGCGGCCCCACGCGCTGGCCACGACCTTCACCACGACAACGGTCCGGGCGGACGAGTCCGTGGTGGACCTGATCCGCCGGACCCGGGCCTACTGTCCGGTCCTGCTCGTGACCGTCAACTGGTCCGAGAAAGCCCCAGCCGACCGGTTCGCCCCGCAGCCGACGTTCCCGGCGCCGCAAGGACTGCTCCGGTGGGGCAGTTCCGAGCAGGAGATCGAACTCGTCTGGCGGACCGGCGCAGCCGACCCGTCCGACTGGCCCGTACTCGTCCGAGACGACGTCACCAGCGAGTGGCAGCAGTTCGACTGCGGCGTGGGCGAGTTCCTCGCCCGGCTGCTCACCGATGTCGCTCTCGGCTTCCCATCGAGCTACCTCCTGGACGAACGCTCCTTCGAGAGCTGGGACCGCTGACCCCGTCTGCCGCCGGTCACCGGTCGGTGGCCCAGCCGCCTCCGGTGGACGCCGGCCGGTCCGGCGGGCGGCGGGGACGATCAGCGCGGGGTGGCCTTCGGGCGTCAACAACCGCCAGGGCGGCCTGCCCTCCGGGCCGGGGATGATGATCATCTCCATGCCGGTGCAGTTGCCCCGTCCGGGGTGCCGGCTCCGCTGCCCATGGGTCAACACCATCGAGCACGAAGAAACGCCGAAACGGCCTGACGTGCGGTCAGGAGCCAGGGGAGAGTGATCTTCGGACCTGCCGTGGGCCGGACCGGGGCCCGGTGGCGACCGCAACTCAGAGATGGATCAGTTCCGTTGGGCTTCGCCGGAGACGGGCTGTCCGGACCGCTCGGATTGCCGCTGGGTCGGGCACCTGGTCACCAGCGTGATCGCGGCCCAGGTGATCAGCGATTCGCAGTGCTGGACTAGCCGTTCGAAGTTCCGCGCGTGCCGGCGGGCGTGCACCGCAAAGGCGTGGGTGTGCTCGATCTCCCGGCCCCGCGGCAGGACCACCACGCCCTCCGCGTCCACGCCGCCGTCGGTGAGGCTTCCTCCCTCCCGGAATGACTCACCGGCCTCGGAACGGATCTCCGAAACCGGTGACAGCACGACCGGCTCTGCACCACTGGCGGCAGGGACGACAACCGCAGAGTGTCGGGCGGCCCGGCAGGCGGGGCAGCAGACGGAACGTCAGGCGGGAAGCCAGGTGGTCCTCGGTCCGCCGCGGGGCCCGGGGACCGGGGTTCCGGCCACGCAGGGGCTGAGCCCGCACAAGGTGGTCGACTCCCCGCTCCGCTCGGTGGCGCGCTCCTGTTCGGCCGCTCTCCCACCCGAGGGCTCCGGCCGGTACCCGGGATGCCCACGGAGAGGTGGTCGGCGCAGCCTGCCTGTGGACGAAGCGGAGCCGAGCAGGCGAACGCCAGACCGTCCAATGGCGGCCTCCTCCCGTGCGGGGAGGGGCGTTCAGCAGAACCAGCCGTCCTGTACCCAGCCGTGCCGGTTGATGTCGCCGTAGGCGAAGCCGTACACCCAGCCGCTCTGGACGCGTTCGACCGTGAACGTCTGACCGGTGTACAGGGTGCCCGTCCAGGCGCCGCCCGGTGCGGTGCGGACGTAGAGGTCCTGGGCGCAGACGGTCTCGCGGCGCCCGACCGTGCCGTTGGCCGCCGCGGCGGTGCCGGCGGCGGCCACCGCCGCCGTCACGAGGACGCAGACGCCGGCGGCGGCACGCAGGAGGGTGCGGGATGCGGTCACGGGAGTGCTCCTTCGTCGGGTGCGGGCCGGAGAGGGGGATGAGTGAGTGCGTGCCGGGGCCTCACCAGGAGCCGTACCCTCCCAGGCACTCGTTGCGGACGTAGCCCCAGTCGCCCTTGCCGAAGTCGAACGTCGCCGCCCAGCCGTTGTAGACCGGGTGCACGCCCCTGGTGTGGCCGACCTTGTTGCCGTAGCCGAGCACCCGGACCAGCCCCACCGGCCCCGACGCACTGTCGTAGTTGGCGTAGAAGCTCGCGCTCTGGCAGACGATGACGGCGTGTTCGGGTGCCACGACTGCCTCGCCGGTGCCGGCGGGCAGGACGACGGCCGCCACAGCGGCCACTCCCGTCAGCGCGCGTGCCACGGACATTCGCATGATCGGCTCCTCTGGTCGTCAGAACTGCGTGGCGGGGCGAGCGACGTGCTACGGCGGTGCGCAGGCATGGCGAAGCACGGACAGGACGGGTCGGCGCCCGGCACGGGACACCAGAATGACGTGTCCGGGCCAGAAATGGGAGGGGGCGGCCGCCGGCGAGTCCGGGCGCGGCCTGAACGGCCTGCCGGCGCACGGAACAGCCGATCGACGCGCCGCGCGGCAGGCCAGAACCCGGGCGTAGGCATCTGGTGGCGCGGTCCGGGCGTCCGAGCTCTCGGCCGGACCTGGTCCTGCTGTTCAGCGGGGCGGCGGACAGGGTCTCCAGGAGGGCGGTCTGTTGGGTCGTCAGCTTGCCGTCGCGCGGGCCTCGGCCTGCCTTGGCAGCCGTGCGCCCGGGCCGGAAGACGGGGCGGGGTGGGGGTGATGGCACTCACCCGATCTTCGGAGAGGACCATCGACGCCGGTGCCCCACGGGCCTTCGGGCTCATCACAGCGCGGGCGAACCCGCGTCGGTCGCCACGACCTCGTCGTGCGGAGGACGGACCTGGAGGCTCGATCGCTTCGCACGACCTGCGAGTGCCCGATCCCGAACTCGCACAGGTCGCCCGCCGCTCCCGGGGGCAGGCGGAGTGCGGCGATCAGGGACAGCCGGACGCGGATCGGCCGTGCACGCTCTACGGCAACCCGGCGGTCCGTGGACTCCGATGATCGAACAGTGCGGGTTTGGCGGAGTGGCCCGGGTATTTCCGCCCTCAGTAATACCTGGTCAACACCGCCGCAGCGGCCCACAGTTCGCAGAATGAATCTCCGTACCAAGAAGACTCTGGGCACGTTGGTCAGGGGCGCGATCGTCCTCGCCTTCTGGACCGTCTTCGATCTGGCCAGGGGCAGGCATTTGGGTTTCAACCCGGTCTTCTTCGCCATGGTGGCCGTGTACGTGGCGTTCGCCGGATACACGTGGTGGTGGTACGGCGACTTCCCCAAGGCCGTGGCCATGCGCGCGAAAACGGAGGCCAGAAGGGCGGGAACGTGGCGGCACTGGAGCGGGAGGCCGATGGACTGAAGAGGTCATTTCAGAATGCTCGCGAGAGCCGCCGGAGGCGGACGATCGAGCGGGCAGGTTCGAGCAGTCCCTGGTGAAGGTCGGCCCGATGCCCGTAGCGGATGCGCAAGCGCTTGAACGGGTGCAGCAGGGCGAATGTGCGCTCCACACCCAGCGCACTTTGCCGAGCCCGGAGCCGTGGGCGATTCCGCGTCAGGCGATCATCGGCTTGATGCCCGCGTTTCCACAGCTGGGTGCGGTACTGGTCGACGTCGTGGCCACGGTCGGCGTATAGGCGCCTGGGTCTGCGGCGGGGCCGCCTGCGCAGGCCCCGGGCCGGTGGGACCGCGTCCAGCATTGGAGCCGGGTGACGTCGTGCCGGTTGCCGCCAATGTGCGTGACGGCCAGCGGGGTGCCCTGGCGGTCGACGATCAGATGGTGCTTGGAGCACGGGCGGGCACGGGCGACAAGCGAGGGGCCGACGGGATCCCCCGTTGAGGGCCCGGGCGTGCGAGCCGTTTACGGCACAGTCGTCCAGGCCCAGCAAGTTCGACGCAGTTCGGTCAACAGAACGGCGTGCAGGCGATGCCGGTCGCCTTCCTCGGTCCAGTCCGGCAGTCTCCGCCAGGCCGTCACGCCGGAGCAACCCACGACCACAATCGGCACGTCCTGCCAGGAATCGCCCTTGCCTCACTTCCGCATCAGTCACGGCAGCGGACCGCGCCGCGACCGCTCGGGGCGACCGTCTCGATGCGTTCACCGGGCGCGCAAGCGCGGACGTCGGACGAAAACCCACTCGGACCGCTGCGCGGTCGGGGCCTCCCATCGGGGACTCCCCCAGTCACCCCCTGCTCTCCCCTGAACCACCCCTGATAACAGCCGAGTTGACGGTGCCGCCGAGCTACGGTCATGCCTCGTGAACCGACGAGCCTTCCTCACTCTCGCAGCCCTCTCCGGCCTGGCCGGCACGGCGGGCCTGGCCTCCGGCTGCAGCTCGGGCCCCAGGGGGTCCGACCGACACCCCGCTGCGCCGCTCGACCTGTCCGTCCCGCTGCGGATCCCGCCGCTGCTGCACCCCGAACCGGACGCCGACGGCGTGCGGCGCTATGAACTGACCATGCTCGCCGGCAGCTCCGAGCTCCTCCCGGGGAGGCCGACCGCGACCTGGGGCTTCAACGGGCCCTACCTCGGCCCCACCCTGCGGGCGAGCCGCGGCGACCGGGTCGCGGTGACCGTCCGCAACACCCTCCCTGAGGCAAGCACCGTGCACTGGCACGGCATGCGCCTGCCCGCCGCGATGGACGGCGGCCCGCACCAGCCGGTCGCCCCCGGCGAAACCTGGTCCCCGACCTGGACGGTCGACCAGCCCGCCGCCACCACCTGGTACCACCCCCACCCGCACGGAGCCACCGCAGGTCACGTCTACCGCGGCCTGGCCGGCCTGTTCCTCCTCGACGACGACCACGAGACCGCACTGCCCACCGCCTACGGCGTCGACGACGTCCCGCTGATCCTGCAGGACAAGAAGTTCACCGCAGACGGCGCCCTCGACGGCGACCCGCTCCGCGGCACCTTCGGCATCCTCGGCGACCACGTCCTGGTCAACGGGACCTTCAACCCGCGCTTCGACGTCACCACCGAACGCGTCCGGCTGCGCGTGCTCAACGGCTCCAACGCCCGCCTCTACCACCTGGCCTTCTCCGACCACCGCAGTTTCCACGTGGTCGCCACCGACGGCGGACTGCTCGCCGCACCCGTCGCGACCGACACCCTCGCGCTGAGCCCCGGCGAACGCGCCGAGATCGTCGTCGCCTTCGCCCCCGACGACAACGTCGTGCTGCGCACCGTCGACGACGGCACCGACCTCGCCGCGGGCGACCTCGACCTGATCCGCTTCACCGCCACCAACCGCCCCTCCCCCTCCCCCGCCCTGCCCGCCGCCCTCTCGGCGTTCACCCCGATCACCGTGCCGGCCGGCGCGAAAGTGCGCCGCTTCACCTTGAACGGGCACGACGCGATCAACGGACAGCCGATGGACATGTCCCGGATCGACGAAGTCGTCCCCGCCGGGGCCGTCGAGATATGGGAGATCCGGAACAACGTGTACTCCCACAACTTCCACATCCACGAAGTCGGGTTCCAACTCCTGGACAGCAACGGCACACCGGCCCCCGGATACGCGGGCGGACCCAAGGACACCGTCTTCGTCCCGGGCAAGAGCACCGTCCGCCTCGCTGTCCGCTTCGGCACGACCACCAACCCGGCCGCGCCCTACATGTACCACTGCCACATCCTGCGACACGAGGACTCCGGCATGATGGGCCAGTTCGTCCTGGTCGAACCAGGCACCGAGGACACCGTTCCGCGCACCCTGCCCACCCCGGCCTCACACGGGCACTGAACGCCCGACCGGACGGGGCGCAGCAAGCCGGGCCGCGGGCGGCAAGGCAGTCCGGAGACCGGTCGGTGCGCGGCACCGGGTGGTCGGCCCGCGGCTCCGCCTCGGTCTGCGGGCCACGACCGCCGGTGACCCGTCCGACCGACGTCTGATCGGTCTCAGCAGAATCTGACCGTCGCCGCCACGCCACCCTCGCCCACCGCCCCCGGATGGGCGGCCGACGGTCCTGCGCAACGGGTCCACGCGAGTACCGGCACCCGTTGTGGCTCCCCCGTACAGCTTCCGGATCGAGTAGCCGACATTGCGAACGGTGTTGAAGACCGCGTACGCCACGCGCGCCATCGCTGCCAGGTCCATTGGCAGGCCGGCCGGAAGCGCCGTGCCGGCACGGGCGGCGTCGGCCGCGAGCCGCCGCAGAGGGCGGAGGAGAACCGAGCGCATCGCAGATCCCTGAGTCGTCGTCATACGTCTCTGACGTCGCGCACTCTGCCGGGCGGTCACCTGGCCGGACGTCACACCCCAGGACGCTCCTCCGACTCGTACGCCGGTACTGCAGCACCGCCCGACAAGCCTGGCACACCCGTGCACGGGGCCGGGGCAGCACGGCCTGCGGCAGGCGTGCGGAGTGCGCCGGGGCAGCCCCGGGTCGACGGCGCCGCCGCCCAGGGGCGGGCAGGTTACGTGGGGTGGCACCGGGTAGCCGGTGTACCGGAGCACTCGAGAAGGGGAGTGAACGATGGCCTCGCACCGCGAACCCGCACCCGAACCCGCACCCGCACCCGCACCCGCACCCGCACCCGACGACCGGGCCCGACCGGACGCCCAGGGCGACCGCCGCTACGGCGACCGGGCCGCCGACGTACGTCCGGCCAGGGAGCACGACCCGGACACGAACGGTCCTCAGGACGGCTACGACGCGACTGCCGACGCCGCCGCGCGCACCGGCGGACCGGAGCCCGACGATCAGACCGCCGTTGGGCGGCAGGAGCGGCGGTGAGTGCGGTGCAACAGGCCGAGCGGTACATCGTCACCCTGCCCGGCGTTCCGGGCGCCCACCGCGAGGCGGAGACCGTCACCGTCTCCCGGCTCGGCCGGCTCGGCCCCAACGGGCTGGACCTGTACACGGACGCCGGCAACAGTCTGACGGTGGAGATCACCCACGAGACCGCCCGCCCGGTCCCCGGCACCGGCGCCGACGACCTCCCGCCGGTGCTGCACGCCCACCCCCTGCCCTGACCACCGCCGACGCAGGGCTGTCCGTCTCAGGCCGACTCGCTGTACGCCGGGTCGGCCTTCCCGTCCGGCAGCGACCGGATCACCCCGCCCTCGTCGAGGGGCTCCAGGTCCGGTCGGACACCGCGCTCGACCTGGCACGGACCAACTGACGCTGCGTCACGAACCGGCCCGGGCAACGTTCGAGCGGATCGTCGCCGTTCGTCTCACCGAATCAGGCAAGTACTCCCCGTAGCTGAGGCCCCGCCGTCCCGTCGGCAGCACAGCTGGCAGCACAGCCGCACAATCGGCCGCGGCACCGACCCACCGGAGGAAAACAGGCCATGGAAGAAGCGGAAGAACCGGAAGCCGTCGTGAGCGCGGTGGGCTGGGCCCGGACCCTGCCCCTGTCCAGCAGCATCCAGGCGGGCCGCGCCTGGACCCGCCGCCACCTGGACGAACTCGGCTGGACCGAACACGCCGCCCAGAGCGCCGACGCCGTCATCGTCACCGTCTCCGAACTCCTCACCAACGCCCACCGGCACGCACACAGCAACGCGAACCTCGTCCTCACCTGGGACGGCTCCTGCCTGTACGTCAGCGTCCACGACCACTCCACCCGCCTGCCGCACCCACGCGAAGCCTCCACCGACGCCACCTCCGGCCGCGGCATGGCCCTGATCGACGCCCTCGCCGACGACTGGAACGCCCACACCGACGGGCACGGCAAAACCGTCACCGCCCGCTTCCACCCCCACCCCACTCCCTGACCGACCGGGCGTTCGACTCGGGACTCCGGTGGTCAGGATCCGTCCTGCACAGGCCCGAGAGGGGTCGTCCGGGGCACCCGAACGCGACGCGGTGCGAGTGGCCGAGTAGCCCAACCCGCACCCCGTGCCCGAACGCCCCTCGCACCCCAACCACAAACCCCCGGCCCAACGACCGCCCCAGACCCCACAGCGCCCCCGGAAGCCTCGGGCGGAGGCCCGGAGACCTGGTGGTCGGCGCCTGGCACGTCAGCCGGATCGAGGGGCAGGCCAATGACCTGACGTTCCACCTGGACGGCAAGCCGGTCGCCCGGTCACGCGAGGAACGCGAGGAGTTGGTTCGAATACGGTGTGCACCGCCGAGTGGGGCACCGGTGCATCCGCTGCCCCCTCGGTCCGGCCGGGGGCGGGCGGTGCGCCGTGGCGCTTGCGGTCAGCCGTCGACGCGGACGACGGCCGGGGGCGCGTAGCGGCCGGTGAGGATGGCGGGGGTGGGCAGGTACTGGCGCAGGATGAGGCGGAACAGGACGCCCGCTTCGGTGGTGGGCAGCCAGTTGCTCTCCTTGTCGGGGCCCGGGTTCTCGCGCTGGAGGTAGAGGGTCAGGGAGCCGTCCGGGCCGTAGGCGAGGTTCTTGGTGAGGCTGCCGAGGTGGTACCGGCCGATCGGGTTCTCGACGAGGAAGCCCTGCGGGTTGAGGTACATGGTCACCGACCAGAACGCGTTCACCGGCGGGAAGTCGTCGGGGCCGAAGCGCAGTTCGTAGCGGTGCTCTCCCGAGAGCGGGTTGCCGTCGCCGTCGAGGATGGCGCCGATGTAGTAGGCCTCCTTCGCGCTGTTGGCGAGCAGGCCGAGCTGGGCGATCTCCAGCCGGGAGAAGTAGTCGGTGCCCCAGTCGCCGATGGTCTCGACGTCGACCATCACCCAGCCGTTTCGGGACGGCCCGGCGAAGGGCATGTCCGCGTACAGGTCGTGCAGTCCGTCGGCGACGGCCCGCCGCAGCCCGTCCACGGCCGCGGGGTGCAGGCCGGCGGGGTCGAAGGGGCGGTGCGGGGCGATGCCGATGCGGGCGAGCAGGCCGAGGACGCCGGCGTCGGCGGTCGGCGGGGGGCTCGCGCTCAGGCAGTCGGCGAGCATCCGGTAGAAGTCCAGCGGATCGCCGCTCTCAGTCCGCCAGTCGCGGGCCCGCGGATTGGCTGAGGGGTCGGGCGCGGGGGCGGCCGGGTCGGCGGGGCGCAGGGCGATCCGCTTCTGGAGGGAGACGGCGGCGGGGACGTCGTCGTCGAGGATCGTGACGCGGGCGAGCAGGCACACCAGGGGGGTGGGGGCGGTGATGACCCGGGTGATGCCGTCGGGGACGGTGCCGCGCCAGCCCGGCCCGGCCAGCAGGTAGTCGCCTCCGGTGGTGTCGCCCGTGCGGGTGCCGACGTAGGCGAAGCTGTTGGTGTACATGTCCAGGAGCTGGACGGTGAAGTAGCGGTCGGCGACCGGCGGGACGGTGAGGACGACCGCGCCCGCGGACAGGTCCACGAAGGTGCGCGAGTACGGGGCGTCGACGATCGGCGTGACGAAGTAGGTGTCCTTCGGCTCCGCGCGGCGCGGGGTGTGGTGGATCTCGTTGATCGCGCCGAGGTGCGTGGCGGCGGTGGTGTCGACGTGCCACTCCCACAGGCTGCGGTGCATCTCCAGGAGCGGGAAGCCGTACCGGAACGCCGCCATGCCCAGCCAGTGGCCCTCGTCGGCCCGGGCCTTCTCGTGGGCGGCGGCGATCTGCTGCTTCAACGTCTGCGCGTCCATGCAGACTCCGTTCCGGTGCACCAGCGGGGACATGGGGTCCTCCCACGCTCATCGCTCCCGGGTGGCCCCGCAACCGCGCTCCCAGGCACGGCTGCCGGATGCGGGCGTGTTCACCCGTTCGGCCGGGGCGTCGTGCGGTCGCCAGGAAGAGTGGGGAGGCTCGTGGCTACCGCCTACCTGGCGGGGGTGGACCGGGTCCCGGGGGCGAGGAGGCAGCGGTGGGCGACGCCGTCGGACGGATGCCGGCGTCGGCCGTGGGCAGCGCCATCAGCCCGCTGCCGCTCATCGCCGTGCTGCTGATGCCGGCCGTCGGCGGCAGGGTCAACCGCACCGCGTTCGTGCTGGGTCGGGTGGTCACGCTCGGGGTGGTCACCGCCGCGGTCGCCCTCCTCGGCTCGGGCGCCGGCGCGGACGACGCGGGCACGCCGGCCCGCTGGACGTGCTGGCTCGAGTTCGCGCCCGGCCCGCTCATCCTGCTCATGGGCGCCCGGCAGTGGAAGGACCGGCCCCGGGAGGGGCGGGAGCACGCGCTGCCCGGCCGGGCCGCCGGACTCGCGGCTCTCCTCTCCGGTGCCAGCCCGAAGAACCTCGTCGTGGCCGTCG includes:
- a CDS encoding CBS domain-containing protein codes for the protein MTPRTPQPAGHSLTVADAMDPFDYQIADDSTAEQADDALRGAHVDYMPVRGHDGRCEGLVTRAGLHPFLPLPGSTERIAVGATAHQQGPFAWPTLDLLLAARVMRIRRWVVWPVIDDDGYLLGILTATRAAGVIAAPPA
- a CDS encoding metallophosphoesterase; its protein translation is MLNRVAVLSDIHGVLPALEAVLAEPDVSIADRIVLTGDITAGPQPTQVLDLLTSLGDRVVWISGNADRELLEYRRGQRDTIPDPIAPWAAEQLREDHLDLLSSLPRTLSLPVSGLGKVLFCHATPRDDEEVVLVDSRLDRWEEVFAGLDADVRTVVCGHTHMPFVRLAHGRLVINPGSIGMPYGRTGAHWALLGPGIELRTTHFDLQAAATRLSQDSSYPDITAWADYFLHARATDVDALTAFAPRDGRDDSP
- a CDS encoding multicopper oxidase family protein; translated protein: MNRRAFLTLAALSGLAGTAGLASGCSSGPRGSDRHPAAPLDLSVPLRIPPLLHPEPDADGVRRYELTMLAGSSELLPGRPTATWGFNGPYLGPTLRASRGDRVAVTVRNTLPEASTVHWHGMRLPAAMDGGPHQPVAPGETWSPTWTVDQPAATTWYHPHPHGATAGHVYRGLAGLFLLDDDHETALPTAYGVDDVPLILQDKKFTADGALDGDPLRGTFGILGDHVLVNGTFNPRFDVTTERVRLRVLNGSNARLYHLAFSDHRSFHVVATDGGLLAAPVATDTLALSPGERAEIVVAFAPDDNVVLRTVDDGTDLAAGDLDLIRFTATNRPSPSPALPAALSAFTPITVPAGAKVRRFTLNGHDAINGQPMDMSRIDEVVPAGAVEIWEIRNNVYSHNFHIHEVGFQLLDSNGTPAPGYAGGPKDTVFVPGKSTVRLAVRFGTTTNPAAPYMYHCHILRHEDSGMMGQFVLVEPGTEDTVPRTLPTPASHGH
- a CDS encoding DUF6296 family protein, which gives rise to MSAVQQAERYIVTLPGVPGAHREAETVTVSRLGRLGPNGLDLYTDAGNSLTVEITHETARPVPGTGADDLPPVLHAHPLP
- a CDS encoding ATP-binding protein; amino-acid sequence: MEEAEEPEAVVSAVGWARTLPLSSSIQAGRAWTRRHLDELGWTEHAAQSADAVIVTVSELLTNAHRHAHSNANLVLTWDGSCLYVSVHDHSTRLPHPREASTDATSGRGMALIDALADDWNAHTDGHGKTVTARFHPHPTP
- a CDS encoding DUF1254 domain-containing protein, producing the protein MDAQTLKQQIAAAHEKARADEGHWLGMAAFRYGFPLLEMHRSLWEWHVDTTAATHLGAINEIHHTPRRAEPKDTYFVTPIVDAPYSRTFVDLSAGAVVLTVPPVADRYFTVQLLDMYTNSFAYVGTRTGDTTGGDYLLAGPGWRGTVPDGITRVITAPTPLVCLLARVTILDDDVPAAVSLQKRIALRPADPAAPAPDPSANPRARDWRTESGDPLDFYRMLADCLSASPPPTADAGVLGLLARIGIAPHRPFDPAGLHPAAVDGLRRAVADGLHDLYADMPFAGPSRNGWVMVDVETIGDWGTDYFSRLEIAQLGLLANSAKEAYYIGAILDGDGNPLSGEHRYELRFGPDDFPPVNAFWSVTMYLNPQGFLVENPIGRYHLGSLTKNLAYGPDGSLTLYLQRENPGPDKESNWLPTTEAGVLFRLILRQYLPTPAILTGRYAPPAVVRVDG
- a CDS encoding GAP family protein is translated as MGDAVGRMPASAVGSAISPLPLIAVLLMPAVGGRVNRTAFVLGRVVTLGVVTAAVALLGSGAGADDAGTPARWTCWLEFAPGPLILLMGARQWKDRPREGREHALPGRAAGLAALLSGASPKNLVVAVGGGASVASITASGGGKAVAGVLSVVVGSACVLLTLLVYVLDGERSAAVLGDRKTWVGGHDCAIMTVALAVLGGKYQGDAIGGLTS